In Anopheles arabiensis isolate DONGOLA chromosome 2, AaraD3, whole genome shotgun sequence, the genomic window TCTGATccaaaacataatttattaaCGGTTTAAGTTTGGTTATAGCAAAACTGGTACATTGTTGAGTGCATGCctattttctttgtttttttttatttaagaaAAACATTGCAATTGTTAAATGGTTTAAATACGACAATCTCCATTGGAAAACGATTTAAAATGACAACAACGCCAGCATTCGCAATCgtctcgaaaaaaaaacgtaagtaactttttctgtgtttttttgtttcacgtGCCTTATTCAGTTAAAAATGTAATGggtgacatttttttattcaaagtcTAGTGTAAAATGTTGAAAGGGTGTATAGTTAGATTAAAAACGTTTCACCTTATTTTAAAGCACTTACATATTTAACGTgaagttatttttttgcactgAATAGTCCGCTAAAAAATCCTCAGTGTTTATAGTAAGTACAGCGAAAGACGTCACGTATGTTAATCGTGTGTGTTTATTACCCTGTGTTTCTTCTGAGTATCTGACCTCTGGGATTTGGCTCACTTGTGTGATATGCGAGAGCAAAGATAAAGGGATAATTTAGAAAGactgttttaataaatttataaaaacgACCAAACTCAATGTTACTTGAGAATGGTTACAGTGGAGGACGCACCTACATTTACTCACATTGCTATATGTTCTTGGCAATATTAATGATGGTCAAAGGTTAACGAAATGCAAAGCCTTGTCTCCCGGAAAAAAACTAGATATTGTCACATTACTAAACAAAacgtaaaatttaattacacaGTCTACAGTGTTCGCCACAAAGATTTGCAGCTTTGTGTAGTAGTCAAGTTTTGTCTAGTATCAAGTGTTTGATTTACTGTTGTCTTAAACGAGAGGGATAAGAGTAAAGCACATTTCGTTCTATGTTAAGCGATTGTAGAATAGATATTGGACACTCTCCGTAAAGCTTATTGTTAGAATTTGTTTTGAATGATTTGTGGAATAAAACGAATGAGgtgtttgaatgtttaattCATCTATTTTATATTATCGCAAAGGATTAGATCTTTTTCAGAATTAGTAAAAAGTGTATGAAAATTAGTTTGCTTCATTATTGTTTCCATATTATACTAAGCCAACGATCTCACTTGCATAATGTAAGAAACTTAAAAGTCTAGCATCATGGGACTATATATATCTGATCGTTAAGTTCAGCTTAGTGTGTATGTCAGTCAGTGCATGTAAGTCTAAAAATCCTTGAAACTCTAGACGCCTTGTCCTTCTGACCGTTGTGCAATACTACACTAACGCCATACACACCTACAGTTATCGATAATAGCTCTGAATGTGTATTATATTGCTTTCGTAAGCATTTTAAATCAGTTCGAGTACGAAAGTTTTATCTCGTGAGATATCAGTACCTCAATTAAATGGGAATGTATGATGAGAATACGGATGCCTAAGAATCATTGAATTAATTACAAGATTTATCTTTTCTCACCGTCTATCTCACAAACTGATATGACTCCACACTCTTATCAATCTTACAAAGAAGGAAGGAGCTAATATCTGAGAATAATCAATTAGTACTATGAAAATCAAGGCAATCATAAGATATGTTTTGTCTCTTTTGTGTTATAATTAGTTCGAAAGTATGGGATATGAAAGTCTTTCAAGATGGATCATTTAAAACTATTTATGATGAACATACTACTGATGGATATGGTCTTCTAGGTAcctattgtttttaaaaacatttgttGAAAAGAATCTGAGCAAGGATTTTTCAAgccatttaaaataataagcaAGTGTTATTTTTACTTGATATAGGCAGCAAAATTTCGCACTTCGTGTAAATCTTGATTTAGCGTACGTATCTTGCGCTTTAATCATGAACTGAGTGAAGCTAGCTATTAAAATGTGATATAGTCTAATTAGCATTGTATTTCATACATACAAGAAAATAACAAGAAAGTTGTGCAAAGGGGCGGATAATAAAACGTGCAAGATATCAGACATTTTGCCATCGATCCAGACCACTGTGAAAGTAACCGGTTTAGTAGTTCATTGTTAACGCCGTACGAAGAGTTTTGTACTACAGGATATAGGACAAAAGCATGCGATAGATGGTAAACTTATAGTCGTTTAATTCTGTTTCGATTACGGGGTTGATCACTCAAGAGCTATTCACGTGCAAAAACGAGCTATTGCAACGTGTTCGACACCGACAACAACAAGCTTGTATCGTTTGATTACTCATATAAACAAAGAGTTAACCACAATTCATTGAGAAAAACTCAAATAGGTCACATAACTAAACTGATGCTAAGgtcgggttcgtcgtctatGATTAACCGTCATGTGTCAGGTCAGTTGCGGAAGTGAAATGATTATCTAGTTCCTTGTATCTTGATCGGAAGGCATAGTATACGAAACATGTGGTACATTTGAATGCAGGAAATTTTTCTGTTTCGTTGTAGAGTGGCTGTTTCAGTCAGTGTAATGATGTGGTATGGAATACCGGTAGTAATACAATTACAGTTATTTTCAGTCGCATATGTTTACAGGTTTTAAATGTGCAATTTACGATATAAGAAGTTTGATCATCATACTATATTATAAGTTTGAGGGAAACGTGCACTTAAAATGTTTATAGCAGGTAGTTCCTTCAGGAATATTAGTACCAACACAACTCTTTTTGATATTGGATTCATAGCGCTTCATGGTAACACTGATTATACATGCAGACAACTGATGCGTTAGATTGATTTGCAGGGAACGTCCTGTTACAGTTCATGGGAATCATATTCCAGCTTGTGGCtggaaaatatgcaaaaatcaTAACCACAGGTTTGCGATGTAGTACTTTTATCTTCAGTACAGTGCTAACATCTTCAGGCAGttagttaaaaaaacattgcagATCGATATGCTAGTTGTGtgcataaataaatcaatagtAAATCAtagttaataaaataaaagtgtaaatgaaaatgtttacTATTCACCTGATAAATGGAAGATGGGAATATATATAATCAGCATCATTACGTAGACGGAACGTTATGTGAGGTGAAAAGGGTTCATATGGATTGTTTATACGGTTCACTTGGTCTCAAGGGTACGAAACATTCAACTTTATGTTTACTGTAGAAAGCCTTTGACTTACCCGGCTGAAGATGAGGATTGTTCAGTTCAATGAAGTTAAAGGCCTCAGTCACTTGTTTGAAACGTGACCAAGATCATCTTGCCCCACTTCGTCATACATTGGTTGACACGCATTCGGTTGATTTCCCATTTCTGCCGGTCTTAGGGCATTAAACCTATGGagtcaacacaaacaaacacttgcCTTGAATAATGACATTGAGAAGCTATACTTGTTATTCGGTGAATCagcaattgtgttttttttaagtggATTGAAATGAGTGCACATTTTGATTagttaaattattaaaaaggCTATTgtaatctttttcttttttcttttctctttccttgATCGACAATTTGTAATAATGTTTCATAGGTGTTGTTAAGCTATGTTGCCTTGGAGTGTTGTTCTTGACACTAGCGTATGCAGTCATTGTGATAGATCCCACCGAAGTAATTGTCGAAGACgtatgtgttaaaatgtgtaaTTTCTAGTACTGAGTCTTACCTTTATTTAATGTTAATATTGCATGTTTCTGTATATACATATGTTTAGAAACTGTCCATGTATGAAGGATCCTATTTAAACCGCTTATGGAAGAAGCCACCGTTAGAGGTTTTCATCAGTATTTACGTGTTCAATGTTACCAACCCGGTGGCCTTCATGCGGGGCGAGGAGCGCTTACGTGTACAGGAAATAGGGCCGTACGTATACCAGGAATTTTTGGAACACCGCAACTCTACCTTCAACCAGAATGGTACGCTTAGCTTTGTACCCGTGCGAAGACAGGTGTTTGTACCGGAACGATCGGTGGGTGATCCGAAGCAAGATCGTATTATGATACCGAACATAGCGTTGTTAGGTGTGTCAAGCGCTGCCTATCGCATGTCTACGTTTGCCGCATTTGCAGTAGCCGCTGCTCTCAAGCCTCTCGGCATGTCGCCTATTCTAAACATTACCACTCATGATCTCCTCTGGGGCTACGATGATCCTCTGGTAAGGATTGCTTCAACCTTGCTGCCAGATataattcattttcaaaaattagGCGTATTAGATCGGGTAAGTTACGCCATTTAATAGAGCCCTATCTTTGATTCTGTATCAAACGGAATATTTAACGCTGATATTGACCTTTTCAAACTATACTTAGGCTTTTCATTCTATGGTTGTAGATGTTTGACGATGGATTCGATACGGTCACCATAAATTTACCCCAATCGGTACATAACCAACGACACGATGCGGAAATCGACATATTACCTGAAGATATCTCGGATGATCTGATCGTAGGCttagaagaagaatattatCATGATTTAATATCGCGTTCAACAACCGAAGAACTGATCCGTGACTATTCAATTGACGTTTGGAATGGATCTCCTGGTCTAGCTCATTGGGGTTATGTCGCAAAGGATCATTGGGATGCGAATAGACGgtaaagcaaacatttgctTAAATAAATAGAGCAATTGAattgtatatatatttttttttttagaaacacACCATGTAATACCTTACAAGGTTCATATGATGGCTCAGTTTTTCCTCGAAACATTTCTAAAACAGAAGTATTTAAGGTGTATCGTAAAGCTTTCTGTCGCACCTTACCGATAGCATTCGAACGCGAAGGCGAAGTGGATGGCATCAAGGCATACTGGTTCTCAATTAAGGAAAATGCATTCGAAAGCTCTATGGATGATCCGTACACATCGTGCTACTGTAAAAACAATCGATGTTTACCAAAAGGACTAGGGGATTTGAGTCCCTGCTGGTACAGTGAGTAAATTAATGATATACCATAGAAAGATTAGTTCTATTTAACATGTTGCTTTCAAAATGTTTCAGACATACCCGTAGCGGTCTCCTTACCGCATTTCTACAAAGGGGATCCATCTCTTTCGCAAGCGATTGATGGGTTAAGCCCAAACAAGGAAAAACATGACGCTGTTATCATTATGCAACCGGTTAGttataacaataacaaaatgaTGCAACTAAACTCAGCTGTACGTTTTCCACTAACTATTGCACCATCTCTATCATTTGACAGCAACTTGGTATTCCTATGAAAGCAAACATTCGTGTACAGATCAGCCTATTAACAAACGTAAGCTTCAATTCAGAGCTAAGACCATTCCACAATACTGTGATTCCGTTGATATGGGCTGAAATGGTAAGACAGTAGACAAACAAGCTTTGATAtattacatttaatttcattaaccATGTAAATTCATATGTCCTTTCAGTCTTTAGAAAAGCTCACGCCAGAGTTAATACTTCTGCTCAACTTACTATTCGGTATTGCACCTTATTTGCAAACAGGATTCGTTTGCGTACTAGCATTGCTGGGAGCCTCTTTAATTGCAACTGCGGCGTTAGTATTGCTCTGCTCATCTGATGCGACTACATTCGAATATGATCCAAGGAAGTCTATCAGATACTCTACTGTAAATATAATCCCATATCCGTTGAGAAAAGAATTAGAGAAATATGGAGAAACTGAAGTTATACGTCGCGAGCCGCTACTTATTGAAAATGTCGCATGATGTTTTCCATGATTTTGAT contains:
- the LOC120894694 gene encoding scavenger receptor class B member 1; translation: MTTTPAFAIVSKKKRVVKLCCLGVLFLTLAYAVIVIDPTEVIVEDKLSMYEGSYLNRLWKKPPLEVFISIYVFNVTNPVAFMRGEERLRVQEIGPYVYQEFLEHRNSTFNQNGTLSFVPVRRQVFVPERSVGDPKQDRIMIPNIALLGVSSAAYRMSTFAAFAVAAALKPLGMSPILNITTHDLLWGYDDPLVRIASTLLPDIIHFQKLGVLDRMFDDGFDTVTINLPQSVHNQRHDAEIDILPEDISDDLIVGLEEEYYHDLISRSTTEELIRDYSIDVWNGSPGLAHWGYVAKDHWDANRRNTPCNTLQGSYDGSVFPRNISKTEVFKVYRKAFCRTLPIAFEREGEVDGIKAYWFSIKENAFESSMDDPYTSCYCKNNRCLPKGLGDLSPCWYNIPVAVSLPHFYKGDPSLSQAIDGLSPNKEKHDAVIIMQPQLGIPMKANIRVQISLLTNVSFNSELRPFHNTVIPLIWAEMSLEKLTPELILLLNLLFGIAPYLQTGFVCVLALLGASLIATAALVLLCSSDATTFEYDPRKSIRYSTVNIIPYPLRKELEKYGETEVIRREPLLIENVA